The following coding sequences lie in one Glycine soja cultivar W05 chromosome 16, ASM419377v2, whole genome shotgun sequence genomic window:
- the LOC114389527 gene encoding cytochrome P450 CYP82D47-like produces MDPASYVQTIAGILALLIAYILFRSVKSPNGSKQRKGNQVPEPRGALPFIGHLHLLNARKPYFRTFSAIAEKYGPIFILKLGCHPTLVVNSREIAKECLTTNDKVFASRPITSAGKILGYNNAVFGFSPYGKYWREIRKMAILEILSSYKLEKLKHVRDTETLSLVKDLYSSISCPKNVNGSTTHVPISNLLEHMSFNIIVRMIAGKRFGGDTVNQEDNEAWRLRNAIKDATYLCGVFVAADAIPSLSWIDFQGYVSFMKRTNKEIDLILEKWLEEHLRKRGEEKDGKCESDFMDVMISAFQEEEEICGYKREMVIKATSVLLILTASGSTAITLTWALSLLLNHPKVLKAAQKELDTHLGKERWVQESDIENLTYLQAIIKETLRLYPPAPLTGIREVMEDCCVAGYHVPKGTRLLINLWNLQRDPKVWPNPNKFEPERFLTTHHDINFMSQNFELIPFSIGRRSCPGMTFGLQVLHLTLARLLQGFDICTKDGAEVDMTEGLGVALPKEHGLQVMLQPRLPLGLYERL; encoded by the exons ATGGATCCCGCTTCATATGTCCAAACTATTGCAGGAATCTTAGCATTGTTAattgcatacattttgtttagGTCCGTTAAATCTCCTAATGGATCTAAACAAAGAAAGGGTAACCAAGTACCCGAACCTCGTGGTGCTTTACCTTTCATAGGTCATCTCCATCTTCTCAATGCTAGAAAACCGTATTTCAGGACCTTTTCGGCCATTGCTGAGAAATATGGTCCAATTTTCATTCTCAAATTGGGTTGCCACCCCACCTTAGTCGTGAATAGCAGGGAAATTGCCAAGGAGTGCCTCACAACTAATGACAAAGTTTTTGCCTCAAGGCCTATCACATCAGCAGGGAAAATCTTAGGTTACAACAATGCAGTTTTTGGTTTTTCCCCTTATGGGAAGTATTGGCGCGAAATTAGAAAAATGGCCATCCTTGAGATCCTCTCAAGCTATAAGCTTGAAAAGCTAAAGCATGTGAGAGACACTGAAACATTGTCTCTTGTCAAAGACCTGTACTCATCAATATCATGTCCAAAGAACGTGAATGGCTCAACAACTCACGTGCCTATAAGCAATTTATTGGAGCACATGTCCTTCAATATAATTGTGAGGATGATAGCTGGGAAGAGATTTGGAGGGGACACAGTTAATCAAGAAGACAATGAGGCATGGAGGCTAAGAAACGCTATCAAAGATGCCACATATCTATGTGGTGTTTTTGTGGCAGCTGATGCTATTCCATCCCTTAGTTGGATTGATTTCCAAGGGTATGTGAGTTTCATGAAGAGGACTAATAAGGAAATAGACCTTATTCTTGAGAAGTGGCTGGAAGAACATCTAAGAAAGAGAGGTGAGGAGAAGGACGGTAAATGTGAAAGCGACTTCATGGATGTGATGATATCTGCTTTCCAAGAGGAAGAAGAGATTTGTGGTTATAAGCGGGAGATGGTTATCAAAGCAACATCAGTG CTTCTTATCCTTACTGCCTCAGGAAGCACAGCCATAACACTAACATGGGCACTCTCCTTGCTCCTAAACCATCCAAAGGTCCTAAAAGCAGCCCAAAAAGAACTGGACACCCATTTAGGAAAAGAAAGATGGGTCCAAGAATCTGACATAGAAAACCTCACTTATCTACAAGCCATTATCAAAGAGACCCTTCGTTTGTACCCTCCAGCACCTTTAACTGGGATAAGGGAAGTTATGGAGGATTGTTGTGTGGCCGGGTACCATGTCCCAAAGGGAACACGTTTGCTTATTAACCTATGGAACTTGCAAAGGGATCCAAAAGTTTGGCCCAACCCTAATAAGTTTGAACCCGAGAGGTTCCTCACCACTCATCATGACATTAACTTTATGAGTCAAAACTTCGAGTTGATCCCATTTAGCATTGGAAGAAGGTCATGTCCTGGAATGACATTTGGGTTGCAAGTCTTGCACTTGACTCTGGCTCGATTGCTTCAAGGGTTTGATATTTGCACAAAGGATGGAGCTGAGGTTGATATGACTGAAGGGTTAGGAGTAGCTTTGCCTAAGGAACACGGACTTCAAGTTATGCTCCAACCACGTCTTCCATTGGGGCTTTATGAACGACTTTGA
- the LOC114389776 gene encoding uncharacterized protein LOC114389776 has translation MSLYSKFLKDMLTRKNKYIHNENIIVEGNCNVVIQRILPPMHKDPGSVTIPCSICEVSVGKALIDLGASINLMSFSMCRRLGELEIMLTRMTLQLEDRSITRPYRVIEDVLVQVKHLIFPADFVVMDIEEDTYIPLILGRPFMATASCVVDMGKKKLEMGIEGQKISFELFDEERTLMDHNVCLEVKESKEKVLKERTKIDPS, from the coding sequence atgTCGTTGTACTCtaagtttttaaaagatatgctcACACGGAAGAATAAGTACATTCACAATGAAAACATCATTGTGGAAGGAAACTGCAATGTTGTAATTCAAAGGATTCTTCCACCTATgcacaaagatcctgggagtgtGACTATTCCATGTTCAATTTGTGAAGTTTCTGTGGGCAAGGCTCTTATTGATTTGGGAGCCAGTATTAATTTGATGTCATTTTCCATGTGCCGGAGGCTtggagagttggagataatgCTGACTAGGATGACTTTACAGTTAGAAGATCGCTCCATCACTAGACCTTATAGAGTGATAGAAGATGTTTTGGTTCAGGTCAAACACCTTATCTTTCCTGCTGATTTTGTGGTAATGGACATAGAGGAAGATACATATATTCCATTAATTTTGGGACGTCCATTTATGGCTACTGCAAGCTGTGTAGTAGACATGGGAAAAAAGAAGCTAGAAATGGGTATTGAAGGCCAAAAGATTAGCTTTGAGCTATTTGATGAAGAAAGGACATTGATGGACCATAATGTTtgtctagaggtgaaggagagcAAAGAAAAGGTTCTAAAGGAGAGAACCAAGATTGATCCGAGCTGA